A window of the Streptomyces albireticuli genome harbors these coding sequences:
- a CDS encoding sugar ABC transporter permease gives MSTKSPLGTAARPPKARGERSRGASVALHTTLAVASLIALFPVLFVVFVSLRGRDGWQEPTRFVGFELSNYTHILGETKFLTWFGNSVIVSLGATVLGVFVAATAGYAVSRMRFPGHRSLMWTFLVVQMFPMAVLIVPLYNILGELELLDSYIGLIVTYCSVSVPFCAWMLKGYFDTIPAEIDEAGRVDGLSPFGTFWRLILPLARPGLAVTGFYSFITAWGEVAFATQFMSSEEHYTLAVGLQTFVGQQKAEWGLMTAAAVLIAVPAGAVFFLAQRHLVAGLTAGGTKG, from the coding sequence ATGAGCACGAAGAGCCCCCTCGGCACCGCCGCCCGCCCGCCGAAGGCCCGCGGGGAGCGGTCGCGCGGCGCGTCCGTCGCGCTGCACACCACGCTCGCGGTCGCGAGCCTGATCGCCCTCTTCCCGGTGCTCTTCGTCGTCTTCGTGTCGCTGCGCGGGCGGGACGGCTGGCAGGAGCCCACCCGGTTCGTCGGCTTCGAGCTGTCCAACTACACCCACATCCTGGGCGAGACGAAGTTCCTGACCTGGTTCGGGAATTCCGTGATCGTGTCCCTGGGCGCCACCGTGCTCGGCGTGTTCGTCGCGGCGACCGCGGGCTACGCCGTCTCCCGGATGCGCTTCCCGGGCCACCGCTCGCTGATGTGGACCTTCCTGGTCGTTCAGATGTTCCCGATGGCGGTGCTGATCGTGCCGTTGTACAACATTTTGGGTGAACTCGAACTCCTGGACTCCTACATCGGTCTGATCGTGACCTACTGCTCGGTCTCCGTGCCGTTCTGCGCCTGGATGCTCAAGGGGTACTTCGACACCATTCCCGCCGAGATCGACGAGGCGGGGCGGGTGGACGGGCTGAGCCCCTTCGGCACCTTCTGGCGGCTGATCCTGCCGCTCGCCCGGCCCGGCCTGGCCGTCACCGGCTTCTACTCCTTCATCACCGCCTGGGGCGAAGTCGCCTTCGCCACCCAGTTCATGAGCAGCGAGGAGCACTACACCCTGGCCGTCGGCCTCCAGACCTTCGTCGGCCAGCAGAAGGCCGAGTGGGGCCTGATGACGGCCGCCGCCGTGCTGATCGCCGTCCCGGCCGGCGCCGTGTTCTTCCTGGCCCAGCGGCACCTGGTCGCCGGGCTGACCGCGGGCGGCACCAAGGGCTGA
- a CDS encoding carbohydrate ABC transporter permease, which produces MTTAVSETGSPPPGLLTRAKRSFDTHWYAWAMVLPVVVVLAVLVGYPLGRGVYLSFTDANEANVGRTIGVNHIAATYKSVGLDNYWKVLSGQEGHFYSRLGWTVVWTTSCVLLHYTIGLGLALLLNRPLRFRALYRVLLILPWAVPAFVATFSWRLMFNEKYGVFNAFLNTLGLDPVDWLGDSTLQKVSAVAVNVWLGVPFMMVAILGGLQAIPRELHEAAEMDGATPWQRFRHVTLPGLRPVSGTVILLGVIWTFNMFQVIYLLIGQGASSESEILVTYAYRLAFQGVRDYAGSATYGILILSLLLVFAVFHRRMLARQEATR; this is translated from the coding sequence ATGACCACCGCCGTTTCCGAGACCGGCAGCCCGCCGCCCGGTCTCCTCACCCGGGCCAAGCGCTCCTTCGACACCCACTGGTACGCCTGGGCCATGGTGCTGCCGGTGGTCGTGGTCCTGGCCGTGCTCGTCGGCTATCCGCTGGGCCGCGGCGTCTATCTGTCCTTCACCGACGCCAACGAGGCGAACGTCGGCCGCACCATCGGTGTCAACCACATCGCGGCGACGTACAAGTCGGTCGGCCTGGACAACTACTGGAAGGTGCTCTCCGGACAGGAGGGCCACTTCTACTCACGGCTGGGCTGGACCGTCGTCTGGACCACGAGCTGTGTGCTGCTGCACTACACGATCGGCCTCGGGCTCGCGCTGCTGCTCAACCGGCCGCTGCGGTTCCGGGCGCTGTACCGGGTGCTGCTGATCCTGCCGTGGGCGGTGCCCGCGTTCGTCGCCACGTTCTCCTGGCGCCTGATGTTCAACGAGAAGTACGGCGTCTTCAACGCCTTCCTGAACACCCTCGGCCTCGACCCCGTCGACTGGCTGGGCGACAGCACCCTCCAGAAGGTGTCGGCGGTCGCCGTCAACGTATGGCTGGGCGTGCCGTTCATGATGGTGGCGATCCTCGGCGGGCTCCAGGCGATACCCAGGGAGCTGCACGAGGCCGCGGAGATGGACGGCGCGACCCCGTGGCAGCGCTTCCGGCACGTGACCCTGCCGGGGCTGCGGCCGGTGAGCGGCACGGTGATCCTGCTGGGCGTCATCTGGACGTTCAACATGTTCCAGGTGATCTACCTGCTGATCGGGCAGGGCGCGAGCTCCGAGAGCGAGATCCTGGTGACCTACGCCTACCGTCTCGCCTTCCAGGGCGTGCGTGACTACGCGGGCTCCGCCACCTACGGCATCCTCATCCTCTCCCTGCTGCTGGTCTTCGCCGTCTTCCACCGCCGGATGCTCGCCCGCCAGGAGGCCACCCGATGA
- a CDS encoding extracellular solute-binding protein, with amino-acid sequence MRRGISVAALVGVLALTATACGSDGGDGGDGSKAADDPGSVSGKVTWWDTSDATNEAPAFKKLVAAFEAKYPKIEVEYVNVPFDQAQQKFKTAASTGKGAPDVLRSDVGWTPGFAQLGYLKDLTGTPALDKSSDFLEGPLKNAAYQGKTYGVPQVTDTLGLLYNKELFAKAGIDKPPADWKSVKEAAEKIKDRTGAAGIGLSPDSYYSLPFLYGEKSDMVDAGQKKITIANAASLKGIETAVDLVKSGAAPKPAGTDGYNALKTDFKNGKLAMLIDGPWATKEIFGGDAYKAKENLGIAPVPAGSTGTAGAPVGGHNLVVYAGSRNFDASYLFTRFMTEAAQQEAVSKEIGVLPTRKSAYSQAVLADPVRSAYYGALSKAHPRPPIPQGGDLFTDWLQHYTKILTLKEEPKEGLDATAKAWKSALLKDYAVE; translated from the coding sequence ATGCGAAGAGGCATATCGGTCGCCGCCCTCGTCGGCGTGCTGGCCCTCACCGCGACCGCGTGCGGAAGCGACGGCGGGGACGGCGGCGACGGGTCCAAGGCGGCGGACGACCCGGGCAGCGTGAGCGGCAAGGTCACCTGGTGGGACACCTCGGACGCCACCAACGAGGCGCCCGCGTTCAAGAAGCTGGTCGCGGCCTTCGAGGCGAAGTACCCGAAGATCGAGGTCGAGTACGTCAACGTGCCCTTCGACCAGGCGCAGCAGAAGTTCAAGACCGCCGCGTCGACCGGCAAGGGCGCCCCCGACGTGCTGCGCTCGGACGTCGGCTGGACCCCCGGCTTCGCCCAGCTCGGCTACCTCAAGGACCTGACGGGCACCCCGGCGCTCGACAAGTCCTCCGACTTCCTCGAAGGCCCCCTGAAGAACGCCGCGTACCAGGGCAAGACGTACGGCGTCCCGCAGGTGACCGACACCCTCGGACTGCTCTACAACAAGGAGCTCTTCGCGAAGGCGGGCATCGACAAGCCGCCGGCCGACTGGAAGTCGGTCAAGGAGGCCGCCGAGAAGATCAAGGACAGGACGGGCGCCGCCGGCATCGGCCTCAGCCCCGACAGTTACTACTCGCTGCCGTTCCTCTACGGCGAGAAGAGCGACATGGTGGACGCCGGGCAGAAAAAGATCACGATCGCCAACGCCGCGTCCCTCAAGGGCATCGAGACCGCCGTCGACCTGGTGAAGTCCGGTGCCGCGCCCAAGCCGGCCGGCACCGACGGCTACAACGCCCTCAAGACCGACTTCAAGAACGGCAAGCTCGCGATGCTCATCGACGGGCCGTGGGCGACCAAGGAGATCTTCGGCGGCGACGCCTACAAGGCCAAGGAGAACCTGGGCATCGCGCCCGTCCCGGCCGGCTCCACGGGCACCGCGGGCGCCCCGGTCGGCGGCCACAACCTCGTCGTCTACGCCGGGTCCAGGAACTTCGACGCCTCCTACCTCTTCACCCGGTTCATGACCGAGGCCGCCCAGCAGGAGGCCGTCTCCAAGGAGATCGGCGTGCTGCCGACCCGTAAGTCCGCCTACTCCCAGGCCGTCCTCGCCGACCCGGTGCGCAGCGCGTACTACGGCGCCCTGTCGAAGGCGCACCCGCGGCCGCCGATCCCGCAGGGCGGCGACCTGTTCACCGACTGGCTCCAGCACTACACGAAGATCCTCACGCTGAAGGAGGAGCCGAAGGAGGGGCTGGACGCGACGGCCAAGGCGTGGAAGTCGGCGCTGCTGAAGGACTACGCGGTCGAGTAG
- a CDS encoding TetR/AcrR family transcriptional regulator, with protein MRNGVRRRMGVEQRREQLIAVALDVFGHRRPDDVSIDEIAAAAGISRPLVYHYFPGKQSLYEAALRRAAEELAGLFDEPREGPLGERLLRVMRRFFDFVEAHGTGFAALMRGGPVAGSGQACAVVDGVRRAAYEEMLSHLAVRSPAPRLELAVRSWIALAETTALLWLDGRRIPREELELQLVHAFAALTAVSAAYDEAMAATLRRSLVDEPADGPLAELVQRLGVAGVRPS; from the coding sequence ATGAGGAACGGGGTCCGCCGCAGGATGGGTGTCGAGCAGCGTCGCGAGCAGTTGATCGCGGTCGCTCTCGACGTGTTCGGCCACCGGCGCCCCGACGACGTCTCCATCGACGAGATCGCAGCGGCGGCCGGGATATCCCGGCCGCTCGTCTATCACTACTTCCCCGGCAAGCAGAGCCTCTACGAGGCCGCGCTGCGGCGCGCCGCCGAGGAGCTGGCGGGCCTCTTCGACGAGCCGCGCGAAGGCCCGCTGGGCGAGCGGCTGTTGCGGGTGATGCGGCGGTTCTTCGACTTCGTCGAGGCGCATGGGACGGGCTTCGCCGCCCTGATGCGCGGCGGCCCGGTGGCGGGCTCCGGCCAGGCCTGCGCCGTCGTCGACGGCGTCCGCCGGGCCGCGTACGAGGAGATGCTCTCCCACCTCGCGGTGCGCTCCCCCGCGCCCCGGCTGGAGCTGGCCGTCCGCTCCTGGATCGCCCTGGCGGAGACGACCGCGCTGCTCTGGCTGGACGGCCGCCGGATCCCCCGCGAGGAGCTGGAACTCCAGCTCGTGCACGCCTTCGCGGCGCTGACGGCGGTGAGCGCGGCGTATGACGAGGCGATGGCGGCGACGCTGCGGCGGAGCCTGGTGGACGAGCCGGCGGACGGGCCGTTGGCGGAGCTGGTGCAGCGGCTGGGGGTGGCGGGGGTTCGGCCGTCCTGA